A stretch of Synergistaceae bacterium DNA encodes these proteins:
- a CDS encoding L-seryl-tRNA(Sec) selenium transferase — MTLDKGQKLRAIPAMDIVLGLEWVQSWLESLGRMRVKRIITREMSEIRRSILEDDGDFSPDDFRDSCLNAFASASRPLLRRVVNATGVVIHTNLGRSLIASEAVSAMSEIAGSYSNLEYDLKAGARGQRNSHVEDLLCALTGAESSFVVNNNAGAVMLALSALAKDSEVIVSRGELVEIGGSFRIPDIMELSGATLHEVGTTNRTHLYDYERAINESTKMLMKIHPSNFRIEGFTSSPERKELSRLAKEHGLIFMEDAGSGLLVDGEIIGLSSNSGEISIRECIEAGADIVTFSGDKILGGPQIGGIAGKKKYIDRLKKYPLARALRCDKVTLAGFEATLRLYAQGKYDDIPTLRMIRRDIDGMKSQAESLAESLREKVKAEIRIIETEDATGGGSCPEIKLRGYGVAVKHESYGAGYIQKLLRGLDVPILCGARENEIVIHVRTLQDSDAESISASLAGVLNA; from the coding sequence TTGACATTGGACAAAGGGCAGAAGCTCCGGGCTATTCCTGCAATGGATATAGTTCTCGGACTTGAATGGGTGCAATCATGGCTAGAGTCTCTCGGACGAATGAGAGTTAAGCGGATAATCACGCGGGAGATGTCAGAGATTCGGCGGTCTATTCTTGAGGATGACGGGGATTTTTCGCCTGATGATTTCCGTGACTCATGCCTGAATGCGTTTGCTTCTGCCTCACGTCCCCTTCTCCGGCGCGTCGTGAATGCTACGGGAGTCGTAATTCACACGAACTTGGGACGCTCATTAATCGCAAGTGAAGCTGTCTCGGCCATGTCGGAAATTGCCGGGAGCTACAGCAACTTAGAGTACGACCTCAAAGCCGGCGCGAGGGGTCAGAGAAATTCACACGTTGAGGATTTATTGTGCGCTCTCACTGGTGCGGAGTCATCGTTCGTCGTCAACAATAATGCCGGGGCGGTCATGCTCGCATTGTCGGCACTCGCAAAAGACTCAGAGGTCATTGTTTCACGCGGAGAGCTTGTAGAGATTGGCGGGTCATTCCGAATCCCTGACATAATGGAGTTATCCGGCGCGACTCTTCACGAGGTCGGCACAACAAACCGCACTCACCTTTACGATTACGAGCGGGCAATCAATGAGTCAACAAAAATGCTCATGAAGATTCACCCGTCAAATTTCAGGATTGAAGGCTTCACATCATCACCCGAACGCAAAGAATTATCACGCCTCGCAAAAGAACACGGCCTAATCTTTATGGAAGATGCCGGAAGCGGATTGCTTGTTGACGGTGAAATAATCGGCCTGTCGTCAAACAGCGGGGAAATTAGCATACGCGAATGTATAGAGGCAGGCGCGGACATCGTAACATTTTCGGGCGATAAGATACTCGGCGGGCCTCAGATAGGCGGGATTGCAGGAAAGAAGAAATACATTGACCGACTGAAGAAATATCCCCTTGCGCGGGCGTTGAGGTGCGACAAAGTTACGCTAGCAGGATTCGAGGCTACATTGAGGCTTTACGCTCAGGGAAAATATGATGACATTCCGACTCTGAGAATGATACGGCGCGACATTGACGGAATGAAATCACAGGCTGAGTCGCTCGCTGAAAGTTTGCGGGAAAAAGTGAAAGCTGAGATTCGAATCATTGAGACTGAAGACGCTACCGGGGGAGGCTCCTGCCCTGAGATAAAGTTGCGGGGATATGGAGTCGCCGTCAAGCATGAGTCATACGGGGCGGGATATATTCAGAAACTTTTGCGCGGACTCGATGTCCCGATTCTTTGCGGTGCGCGTGAAAATGAGATTGTGATTCACGTTCGAACGCTTCAAGATTCTGACGCTGAATCAATTTCGGCAAGTCTGGCAGGTGTCCTCAATGCGTGA
- the selB gene encoding selenocysteine-specific translation elongation factor, whose protein sequence is MREISLVLGTAGHIDHGKTALINALTGINCDRLIEERKRGITIELGFAPLKLEDGRVVSVIDVPGHERFIRQMVAGASGIDAALLVIAADESVMPQTREHLAIMELLGVHDGLIAVTKIDRVKDDEGMLELVIDDVKEFARGTFLEGKSVVPVSSVTGEGLDDLRREITALIDRVKVRPRSGAFFLPVDRAFTVSGFGTVITGTAYHGTAHPSDRIEVLPSGREGRIRTLQVHGQNVESAYAGQRVAANLAGIDIDDISRGDVVCHKGIFRPTKCFEAVIKILPNVKEPIKHWQRVHVCTGTSEALARVSLLTTKQIEPGESQPAQLVLEEPVVCTYGQRFILRFYSPLITIGGGEIIYPYSYKPRGAAMRAKILQRIDSLKSAKNPAERFAYLINEAGVMQKSEALQVLQDTQENLDSLTEKLSSAGKIVIADNNIMSENYCGEIMNSLKESVKQYQSHYPAEKGMPLEEANVSRSVINLAVERGIIAMTDGKLHTPDFVPENDEAFTANIEAVRNFCMSRKWQLPTLDELRKELSLPEKGGQKFTKIIQAMRNDSSLALIPEGYVLIRELEDEMRSLLRGLGSQVTLAQVRDATGSTRKYILPILEYFDSKGYTRRAGDVRVVL, encoded by the coding sequence ATGCGTGAAATATCGTTAGTGTTAGGCACGGCAGGCCACATAGATCACGGCAAAACAGCACTCATCAACGCATTAACGGGAATCAACTGCGACCGCCTAATAGAGGAACGCAAGCGCGGAATCACAATAGAGTTAGGGTTCGCGCCTCTGAAACTTGAGGACGGGAGAGTCGTAAGCGTTATTGATGTCCCCGGCCATGAGAGATTCATTCGCCAGATGGTAGCGGGGGCTTCAGGAATTGACGCGGCATTACTCGTGATTGCGGCTGATGAGTCCGTAATGCCTCAGACTCGCGAGCATTTAGCGATTATGGAGCTTCTTGGCGTTCATGACGGGCTTATAGCAGTAACAAAAATCGACCGCGTTAAAGATGATGAAGGAATGCTTGAGCTTGTTATTGATGACGTGAAAGAATTTGCGCGGGGAACGTTCCTTGAGGGAAAATCGGTTGTGCCTGTGTCGAGTGTTACGGGCGAGGGACTCGATGACTTGCGGCGGGAGATCACAGCACTGATTGACCGCGTGAAAGTGAGACCGAGAAGCGGGGCGTTCTTTCTTCCTGTTGACCGTGCGTTTACTGTTTCGGGATTCGGGACTGTCATAACGGGGACTGCGTATCACGGCACGGCTCATCCTTCAGACCGAATAGAAGTATTACCGTCCGGGCGCGAGGGAAGAATACGAACGCTGCAGGTTCACGGGCAGAATGTAGAGAGCGCATACGCAGGACAGAGAGTCGCGGCGAATCTCGCGGGGATTGATATTGATGATATTTCGCGGGGTGATGTCGTATGCCACAAGGGAATATTCAGACCCACGAAATGTTTTGAGGCCGTCATAAAAATTCTCCCGAACGTGAAAGAACCCATAAAGCATTGGCAGCGGGTACACGTCTGCACAGGAACATCGGAAGCATTAGCCCGCGTATCACTCCTCACAACAAAGCAGATTGAGCCGGGAGAGTCTCAGCCCGCACAGCTCGTACTTGAAGAGCCTGTAGTCTGCACATACGGACAAAGATTCATTCTCCGATTCTACAGCCCGCTGATCACAATCGGAGGCGGGGAAATCATCTACCCTTACTCCTACAAGCCTAGAGGAGCGGCCATGCGTGCGAAAATCCTTCAGCGGATAGACAGCCTAAAGTCAGCAAAAAATCCCGCAGAAAGATTCGCATACCTCATCAATGAAGCCGGAGTCATGCAAAAGTCTGAAGCGTTGCAGGTGTTGCAGGACACACAAGAGAATTTAGACTCATTAACTGAAAAATTATCGTCAGCCGGAAAAATAGTTATTGCAGACAACAATATTATGTCGGAAAATTACTGCGGTGAAATCATGAACTCCCTTAAAGAATCCGTTAAGCAGTATCAATCACATTATCCCGCAGAAAAAGGAATGCCCCTAGAGGAGGCTAATGTTTCGCGCTCAGTCATAAATCTTGCTGTCGAACGAGGAATTATAGCGATGACTGATGGCAAACTTCACACGCCTGATTTTGTCCCTGAGAATGACGAGGCATTTACCGCAAATATTGAGGCCGTCAGAAATTTCTGCATGAGTCGGAAATGGCAGCTCCCTACGCTTGACGAACTCAGGAAAGAATTATCGCTCCCGGAAAAAGGCGGGCAAAAATTCACGAAAATTATTCAGGCAATGAGGAATGACTCATCACTCGCATTAATCCCGGAAGGCTATGTGTTAATACGTGAGCTTGAAGACGAAATGCGGAGTCTTCTGCGCGGACTCGGAAGCCAGGTAACATTAGCGCAGGTTCGAGACGCAACTGGCAGCACACGGAAATACATTCTCCCTATACTTGAGTATTTCGACAGCAAAGGCTACACGAGAAGGGCGGGTGATGTTCGTGTCGTGCTGTAA